In the Podospora pseudocomata strain CBS 415.72m chromosome 5, whole genome shotgun sequence genome, one interval contains:
- a CDS encoding hypothetical protein (COG:O; EggNog:ENOG503P2MX): MSSLLSIALMAFLAVTSTASPLAANSKPSTTAASVPIYTPLTPAEIKALQTELLLAPSYKDKEKVLFPPNNGGSANNVSFQFVPSNGPAPQDGSVIVGSVDSIPGLIGTNVAAAIGFIGPCGLNVPHLHPRGNEFLTVVSGTLIGAFLLEPDGPFVGDVPQVAMTLSNYTGMLFPQGHTHWQFNPTCEQAVFSAAFDSNDEGRFQVAQTFFSSMPDNVLTASLGNPTFLGPKQLDQLRGIIPSAFVVMVDSCAKACGIKTA; encoded by the coding sequence ATGAGTTCCCTTCTCTCGATCGCCTTGATGGCCTTTCTCGCTGTCACCTCAACGGCGTCACCCCTAGCGGCGAACTCGAAACCGTCCACGACCGCCGCCTCGGTCCCCATATATACACCCCTTACCCCAGCCGAGATCAAGGCCCTGCAGACTGAGCTACTCCTCGCCCCCTCgtacaaggacaaggagaaggtcctcttcccccccaacaacggCGGCAGCGCCAACAACGTCTCCTTCCAGTTCGTCCCCAGCAACGGCCCAGCCCCCCAAGACGGCAGCGTCATCGTCGGCAGCGTCGACTCCATCCCAGGCCTGATCGGCACCAACGTTGCCGCAGCCATCGGCTTCATCGGCCCCTGCGGCCTCAAcgtcccccacctccacccccgcgGGAACGAGTTCCTGACCGTGGTCAGTGGCACCCTCATCGGGGCCTTTCTCCTCGAGCCGGACGGGCCGTTCGTCGGGGACGTCCCCCAGGTCGCGATGACGCTGAGCAACTACACCGGCATGCTGTTCCCGCAGGGGCACACGCACTGGCAGTTCAACCCGACGTGCGAGCAGGCTGTGTTTTCGGCCGCGTTTGACAGCAATGATGAGGGACGGTTTCAGGTTGCCCAGACCTTTTTCTCGTCCATGCCTGATAATGTGCTCACGGCGAGCTTGGGGAATCCTACGTTTTTGGGACCGAAGCAGCTGGATCAGCTGAGGGGGATTATCCCTAGTGCTTTTGTTGTCATGGTGGATAGTTGTGCCAAGGCTTGTGGGATCAAGACTGCTTAG
- a CDS encoding hypothetical protein (COG:H; CAZy:PL1; EggNog:ENOG503NUJG), which translates to MKLLGLSVFLALAQATPTPTLPEENTVRLEKRASISEAATLGFASLNGGTTGGAGGTVTTVSTLPEFTAAVGEKNTAPTIVVIRGVITGNEKVRIGSNKSIIGLPGSGLRGIGLHFRRQNNLIVRNIVSSFVVASTAEDALKIEGSTNVWVDHCEFHSTLNSDKDFYDGAVDSSHGSDFITVSHTYFHDHWKTSLVGHSDNNGSQDKGKLRITYANNYWKNVNSRAPLLRFGTAHIYNSFYENMSSAVNTRMGAQALVQSNVFRNVTAAVVSQDSKEVGFAVLEGNELGGGLANAPAGNLGSSSIPYSFSLLGAGAVPSRVPAEAGAILKF; encoded by the exons ATGAAGCTCCTCGGTCTCAGTGTATTTCTCGCTCTGGCACAGGCCACACCTACCCCTACTCTCCCTGAGGAGAATACGGTGAGGCTCGAGAAAAGAGCCAGTATCTCAGAGGCAGCGACTCTGGGATTTGCCTCTTTGAACGGAGG AACGactggaggtgcaggtggtACAGTAACGACTGTGTCCACGCTCCCTGAGTTCACCGCCGCTGTTGGCGAGAAGAATACGGCCCCAACCATCGTGGTAATTCGTGGAGTCATCACGGGCAACGAGAAGGTCCGCATTGGGAGCAACAAGAGTATCATTGGCCTGCCCGGTTCTGGCCTGAGGGGCATTGGCTTGCACTTCCGCAGACAAAACAACCTCATCGTGCGCAACATCGTCTCCTCCTTTGTTGTGGCGAGCACCGCTGAGGATGCACTCAAGATCGAG GGAAGCACCAACGTCTGGGTCGACCATTGCGAATTCCACTCCACCTTGAACAGCGACAAGGACTTCTATGACGGCGCTGTTGACTCGTCTCACGGCTCCGACTTCATCACCGTCTCCCACACCTACTTCCACGACCACTGGAAGACCTCCCTCGTCGGCCATAGCGACAATAACGGCTCCCAGGATAAAGGTAAGCTGCGCATTACGTACGCCAACAACTATTGGAAGAACGTGAATTCACGTGCACCGCTTCTCCGCTTCGGAACGGCCCACATCTACAACTCTTTCTACGAGAACATGAGCTCGGCGGTCAATACCCGAATGGGCGCTCAGGCGCTAGTTCAGAGCAACGTCTTCCGTAATGTTACGGCTGCCGTCGTCAGCCAGGATTCCAAGGAGGTCGGGTTTGCGGTTCTGGAGGGCAATGAGCTTGGTGGCGGCCTTGCCAATGCCCCGGCTGGGAACTTGGGGTCGAGCAGCATTCCCTATTCTTTTTCTCTGCTGGGTGCGGGTGCGGTGCCGTCGAGGGTGCCTGCTGAGGCTGGTGCTATTCTCAAGTTCTGA
- a CDS encoding hypothetical protein (EggNog:ENOG503P1WY; COG:S) — translation MSSPARSLVSSLTWWSRIFWEFVESDFLTFAVPNTIFGLIGAAAGSSAGLVAGPDPSPVDILKRYPTVLLFNAYNLLIFNLANQRSPESIAEDRANKPWRPIPSGKITPEKTRQALVCLLPVALWLNYSFNVWNEGLLIQLFSWYYNDLRAGDSVFRDAILATSYGLFNLASLRLAIGPHNSVTHRGHTWTALISAVILTTMHIQDLKDQEGDRQRSRKTVPLLFGDGVARLALAFCVLFWSCACASFWQLTWRSYALPVGLSGFIAWRVLTKREAREDARTWRLWCLWHSMLYAGPLFGRA, via the coding sequence ATGTCGTCGCCGGCTCGGTCCCTCGTCTCTTCTCTGACCTGGTGGTCCCGAATCTTTTGGGAATTTGTCGAGAGTGACTTTCTCACTTTTGCTGTTCCCAACACGATATTTGGCCTCATAGGAGCGGCGGCTGGGAGCTCTGCTGGACTCGTCGCCGGACCAGATCCGTCACCCGTTGACATCCTCAAGCGTTACCCCACAGTCCTCCTGTTCAACGCCTATAACCTCTTGATCTTTAACCTTGCGAACCAACGATCGCCCGAGTCGATTGCTGAAGACCGTGCAAACAAACCGTGGCGTCCGATCCCATCGGGCAAGATCACCCCGGAGAAGACTCGCCAAGCACTCGTCTGCCTCCTTCCGGTGGCACTGTGGCTGAACTACAGCTTCAATGTCTGGAATGAGGGCCTCCTGATCCAGCTTTTTAGCTGGTACTACAATGACCTCAGAGCCGGCGACTCAGTCTTCCGTGATGCCATCTTAGCCACATCATATGGTCTTTTCAACCTGGCTTCGCTCCGGCTGGCCATCGGTCCCCACAACAGCGTCACTCATCGCGGTCACACGTGGACGGCGTTGATCAGCGCCGTTATCCTCACCACGATGCACATACAGGATCTCAAGGACCAGGAAGGTGATCGCCAGCGCAGCCGGAAGACCGTCCCTCTCCTTTTTGGGGACGGGGTGGCGCGCTTGGCGCTGGCCTTCTGCGTCTTGTTCTGGTCCTGCGCCTGCGCCTCCTTTTGGCAGCTTACATGGCGCAGCTATGCCTTGCCGGTTGGCCTGAGCGGGTTCATCGCCTGGAGGGTGCTGACAAAGAGGGAGGCTCGCGAGGATGCGCGCACATGGCGGTTATGGTGTCTCTGGCACTCAATGCTGTATGCAGGCCCCCTGTTCGGCAGAGCATGA
- a CDS encoding hypothetical protein (EggNog:ENOG503P6EH), translating into MDTSKMTPEIMALAADFPMAAPPPGVTANLDNPTSDAWQIFVLDGFCTALMLAFTAARIFSTTWLGQRANRIHELVFYTGLVTSLAAVTITICAMTGKSPYAIQTWNVRLGDFKKIHLVSAHLFQVITPMAQFFVKCSVLLLYYNIFSVLRWMRMATTISIVLLFAFQFSVAIATAVNCSPTTGQDVFSYLMAFSQPRCFKGRLYWLVMGIGSVIVDVGMIILPLPAVWSLRLPLKRKLAVSAMFLVGLFGLISSILTLHYRVVWYYKELNDTYGVPLWSTAIAEITVGVIVSCMPALAVIWRKIRTPPSTKVSSGARATMGRSFGRSFGAMTFTEHRSQLDGDESCAQVYCPLETTVNTAWPSPELDAVSMQEHGYRPSGPAGAMKGKQSDVWVSQLG; encoded by the exons ATGGACACGTCAAAGATGACCCCAGAAATCATGGCACTCGCCGCTGACTTCCCGATGGCAGCACCGCCGCCTGGGGTGACAGCAAACCTTGACAATCCGACGTCGGATGCTTGGCAAATTTTTGTCCTCGATGGATTCTGCACAGCACTTATGCTCGCTTTTACGGCCGCCCGAATCTTTTCGACAACATGGTTGGGCCAACGGGCGAACCGCATCCACGAGCTGGTGTTCTATACAGGCCTCGTCACCAGCCTCGCTGCGGTGACGATAACCATATGCG CAATGACAGGCAAGAGTCCTTACGCGATACAGACCTGGAATGTCCGACTGGGAGACTTCAAAAAGATCCACCTCGTGTCTGCCCATTTGTTCCAAGTAATCACGCCCATGGCGCAGTTCTTCGTTAAATGCTCGGTCCTTCTTCTCTACTACAACATCTTCAGCGTTCTTCGATGGATGAGAATGGCAACGACGATCAGCATCGTGCTCCTATTCGCCTTTCAGTTTTCGGTAGCCATCGCTACGGCGGTCAACTGCTCGCCAACGACCGGCCAAGACGTTTTCAGCTATCTCATGGCCTTTTCTCAGCCTCGGTGCTTCAAAGGTCGGCTCTATTGGCTCGTCATGGGTATTGGGTCTGTCATCGTCGATGTGGGCATGATAATTCTGCCGCTGCCGGCAGTTTGGAGCCTGAGGCTTCCCTTGAAGCGCAAGCTGGCCGTATCCGCAATGTTTTTGGTTGGGCTCTTTGGGCTGATCTCGAGTATCCTGACACTTCACTACCGAGTGGTTTGGTATTACAAGGAGCTCAACGATACGTACGGGGTGCCCTTGTGGTCAACCGCCATTGCCGAAATCACCGTCGGAGTTATCGTCAGTTGCATGCCGGCACTGGCTGTGATTTGGAGGAAGATCAGGACTCCCCCGAGCACCAAGGTGTCGTCAGGAGCGAGGGCAACGATGGGAAGGTCGTTCGGCAGGTCGTTTGGTGCGATGACTTTTACGGAGCACAGGTCTCAGCTAGACGGCGATGAAAGCTGCGCGCAAGTCTACTGCCCTCTGGAAACAACCGTCAACACTGCCTGGCCAAGTCCCGAACTCGACGCCGTCTCGATGCAGGAACACGGATATAGGCCCTCGGGACCAGCCGGGGCGATGAAGGGCAAGCAAAGCGACGTTTGGGTGTCGCAGCTGGGATGA
- a CDS encoding hypothetical protein (EggNog:ENOG503P598; COG:S): protein MVLLSNLLTLLVSLIHIYILLLETTLWTHPAYGRKIFRMTEEFAQQTRLLAVNQGVYNGFLALGLLWGIWHPVPMVGQQVKLFFLGCVSFAGGAGALTVGRRVFWVQSVPAMVAGIAVVAWG, encoded by the coding sequence atggtcctcctctccaacctccttaccctcctcgtctccctAATCCACATttacatcctcctcctcgaaaCAACCCTCTGGACACATCCCGCCTACGGCCGCAAGATATTCCGGATGACAGAGGAATTCGCACAGCAGACAAGATTGTTGGCGGTGAATCAGGGGGTCTATAACGGGTTTTTGGCACTGGGCCTGCTCTGGGGGATATGGCATCCTGTGCCGATGGTCGGGCAGCAGGTCAAGTTGTTTTTCCTCGGTTGTGTCTCTTTTGCTGGCGGGGCTGGGGCGTTGActgtggggaggagggttttttGGGTGCAAAGTGTGCCTGCGATGGTGGCGGGGATTGCGGTTGTGGCTTGGGGgtag
- a CDS encoding hypothetical protein (COG:S; EggNog:ENOG503P270), with the protein MIRGSQSYSLLGWIISFIIICSIFVLLRFWSSRIQKRKFYADDFLVLLAHIAMIAMAGVTIWGIVNGLGNPATELSIDEFKVMAQVLVGASVTWTVSTTVVKMAVLWLYTRIFDVVIFRRIAYGLIGVCACYGVAFEIVFITRCNPVSQEWDPVPWGSCKDPKETQLASNSINLVLDVAIVVLPMIPLWSLQMALTKKLVITGMFGFGFATVAVMLYRVYVTVHANPDPALALADVGLLSFIELWLGIIVACVPTTAPVFRTYVKPTLFKALSQFCGYSRKTISNPIETTGGSGKASGGRSGHHHNFRSNRDYAELSIASTFDSRRSSDISLVPPSGAKTRTHCGPGGVVGSPGLQGGVYVEQQFHVQELGNNNRIR; encoded by the exons ATGATTAGAGGTTCTCAAAGCTATTCTCTGCTGGGATGGatcatctccttcatcatcatttgTAGCATATTCGTCTTGCTGCGCTTCTGGTCCTCGAGGATTCAGAAGAGAAAGTTTTATGCAGATGACTTCCTGGTGCTGCTTGCGCAT ATTGCCATGATTGCAATGGCCGGTGTTACGATATGGGGCATCGTCAATGGTCTCGGGAATCCGGCGACGGAACTGAGCATCGATGAGTTCAAGGTCATGGCACAGGTACTCGTCGGCGCGTCCGTCACCTGGACTGTGTCGACAACCGTCGTCAAAATGGCCGTTCTATGGCTGTACACGAGAATCTTCGACGTCGTCATCTTCAGACGCATCGCATATGGCCTGATCGGGGTGTGTGCCTGCTACGGTGTCGCCTTTGAGATCGTCTTCATCACGCGGTGCAACCCGGTGTCGCAGGAATGGGATCCGGTGCCGTGGGGTAGCTGCAAGGACCCCAAGGAGACGCAACTGGCGTCAAACTCGATCAATCTCGTTCTCGACGTTGCCATTGTCGTCTTGCCAATGATCCCTCTGTGGTCACTCCAGATGGCACTGACCAAAAAGCTCGTCATCACGGGCATGTTTGGCTTTGGTTTCGC CACCGTAGCCGTAATGCTCTACAGAGTCTACGTGACAGTCCACGCCAACCCGGAtcccgccctcgccctcgccgacGTCGGTCTTCTTAGCTTCATCGAGCTCTGGCTCGGCATCATCGTCGCCTGCgtgcccaccaccgctcctGTCTTCAGGACCTACGTCAAGCCGACGCTCTTCAAAGCGCTCAGCCAGTTCTGCGGATACTCGAGAAAGACAATCTCCAACCCGATCGAGACGACCGGCGGGTCAGGCAAAGCCTCCGGCGGCCGTtctggccaccaccacaacttcCGAAGCAACCGTGACTACGCCGAGCTCTCGATCGCATCCACCTTTGACAGCCGCCGGTCCTCTGACATTTCCCTTGTGCCCCCTTCCGGCGCCAAAACTCGGACTCACTGCGGTCCcggtggggtggttggatCCCCTGGGCTCCAAGGGGGGGTCTACGTGGAGCAGCAGTTTCACGTGCAGGAGCTCGGAAATAACAATCGCATTCGGTGA
- a CDS encoding hypothetical protein (CAZy:GH109; COG:S; EggNog:ENOG503NZK5) encodes MTTQPKKRYALVGTGGRSYFFYSAIATTYSSTSCIVGFCDTNQTRLNYALSRLTSLGHPPVPLYLASDYDRLITETKPDEVIVTTVDRTHHIYIIRALQLGCNVVSEKPMTIDAPRCQAIFDAVNETKRNVRVTFNYRYAPHNTKIYELLHSGAIGQVTSVHFEWLLNTSHGADYFRRWHRDKRNSGGLLVHKSTHHFDLVNFWLKTRPLSVYAQADLKFYGKENAELRGVTKFYDRVRGNEEGNARDDPFALDCSKVETLKSLYLDAEHEDGYFRDQSVFGDGISIEDTMNLLVRYKNGAVMTYSLTAYAPWEGLRVNFNGTKGRIEMEVVENSYVNSGGDQSLEGCLERSTILLRPLFEPPGEVEIGEAKGAHGGGDNVLLQDLFGEPVSDEYMRAASHVDGAASILTGIAANRSIATGQVVFVDDILKVPDN; translated from the coding sequence ATGACAACACAACCCAAGAAACGCTATGCCCTCGTCGGCACCGGCGGCCGCTCCTACTTCTTCTACTCGGCCATCGCAACAACCTACTCATCCACCTCGTGCATCGTCGGCTTCTGCGACACAAACCAAACCCGCCTCAATTACGCCCTCTCCCggctcacctccctcggccaCCCCCCGGTCCCTCTCTACCTTGCCTCCGACTACGACAGGCTCATCACCGAAACCAAACCAGACGAAGTCATCGTCACAACCGTCGACCGCACCCACCACATCTACATCATCCGCGCCCTCCAACTAGGCTGCAATGTCGTCTCGGAGAAACCAATGACCATCGACGCCCCTCGGTGTCAGGCCATTTTCGACGCTGTCAACGAGACCAAAAGAAACGTCAGAGTCACCTTCAACTACCGCTACGCACCCCACAACACCAAAATCTACGAGCTCTTACACTCCGGCGCCATCGGCCAGGTGACCTCAGTCCACTTCGAATGGCTGTTGAACACCTCCCACGGGGCAGACTATTTCCGCCGCTGGCACCGCGACAAGCGCAACAGCGGAGGGCTACTGGTCCACAAATCCACTCACCACTTCGACCTCGTCAACTTCTGGCTCAAGACAAGACCTCTCTCCGTTTACGCGCAGGCAGACCTCAAGTTTTACGGCAAAGAAAACGCCGAGCTGAGGGGCGTGACCAAGTTTTATGACCGAGTCAGGGGCAACGAGGAGGGAAACGCAAGAGATGACCCGTTTGCGCTGGACTGCAGCAAGGTCGAGACGTTGAAGAGTTTGTATCTTGATGCTGAGCACGAGGATGGTTATTTTCGGGATCAGTCCGTTTTTGGAGATGGCATCAGCATAGAGGATACGATGAATCTGCTGGTTAGGTACAAAAATGGGGCGGTCATGACGTATTCTTTGACGGCATACGCGCCGTGGGAGGGGCTGAGGGTTAATTTCAATGGGACCAAGGGACGGATagagatggaggtggtggagaataGTTATGTCAATTCGGGAGGGGATCAGTCATTGGAGGGGTGTTTGGAACGGAGCACCATCTTGCTGAGGCCGTTGTTTGAACCgcctggggaggtggagattgGGGAGGCAAAAGGGGCgcatgggggaggggataaTGTCTTGTTGCAGGATTTGTTTGGGGAGCCGGTGTCGGATGAGTACATGAGGGCTGCCAGCCACGTGGATGGAGCGGCGAGTATCTTGACGGGGATTGCGGCGAATAGGTCTATTGCTACGGGGcaggtggtgtttgtggaCGATATTCTGAAGGTGCCTGATAACTAG
- a CDS encoding hypothetical protein (COG:Q; EggNog:ENOG503NWYT), whose translation MDPRLWLATVSGAVTLGYLAIRKLLDYDPREPPLAPQRIPIISHMIGLYRRTYNYYSDVYAATGAPIFTVPLPGQKMYVVSSPDLIQSIQRQHRAFSIDPILMKFSSIIAGSSKESDAILQHNVYGDDGDHGVAHESHIALREGTKPSNIDEMNRDMLREVSSSLDLLEPPIGQTKRIKLYSWLRTTLTSATTRAVYGPMNPYNDQSIADAFWEFEQGIMPIIINILPILFARKAIAARAKVSQAFYKYYTSNGQESASLLTRLRYGVATRNKLPVEDIAKIEIGGTIAIMVNTIPAAFWTLFYVHANPALLASIRAEVEACIETARGEDGTVTRTINIVTLKANCPLLLSSYQETLRYVGMGTPVREVTQDTYLDGYLLKKGALIQMPTRVVHSDPKLWGENVNDFVPERFLPENKSSRPKESCFRTFGGGKTLCPGRHFATNEILAVVAVFVARLEMEPVDKEKGWEAPTSWNTGAAGQIMAPDRDVEVDIKRREGVEEGWRWVVRVDKGDKVFRMVTEDFGDE comes from the coding sequence ATGGACCCAAGACTGTGGCTTGCCACCGTCTCCGGGGCTGTGACCCTGGGGTACTTGGCCATTCGCAAGCTCCTCGACTACGACCCGCGCGAACCTCCACTCGCTCCTCAGCGTATTCCAATCATCAGCCACATGATTGGGTTATACAGGCGAACCTACAACTATTACTCTGATGTCTATGCAGCAACTGGAGCGCCAATCTTCACTGTGCCGCTCCCAGGACAGAAGATGTACGTCGTTTCAAGTCCAGACTTGATCCAGTCGATACAAAGGCAGCACCGAGCCTTCTCCATCGACCCCATCCTCATGAAATTCTCAAGCATCATagccggcagcagcaaggaaTCAGACGCCATCTTACAGCACAACGTCTACGGCGATGACGGTGACCACGGCGTTGCTCACGAAAGCCACATCGCTTTGAGAGAAGGAACCAAACCATCCAACATTGACGAGATGAACCGCGACATGTTACGTGAAGTCTCCAGCTCTCTCGACTTGCTCGAACCCCCCATTGGCCAAACAAAACGCATAAAACTCTACTCCTGGCTTCGcacaaccctcacctcgGCCACGACCAGAGCTGTCTACGGCCCTATGAACCCCTACAACGACCAGTCGATCGCCGACGCCTTCTGGGAATTTGAGCAAggcatcatgcccatcataatcaacatcctccccatcctcttcgcccGCAAAGCCATCGCCGCCCGAGCCAAGGTCTCCCAAGCCTTTTACAAATACTACACCTCCAACGGACAGGAGTcggcctccctcctcacccgcctccGCTACGGTGTCGCCACACGGAATAAGCTCCCCGTCGAGGACATCGCCAAGATTGAAATCGGGGGCACGATCGCCATCATggtcaacaccatccccgcTGCCTTTTGGACCTTGTTCTACGTCCACGCCAACCCTGCCCTTTTGGCGTCCATCCGGGCTGAAGTGGAGGCGTGCATTGAGACTGCTCGTGGCGAGGACGGGACGGTCACAAGGACAATCAACATTGTCACGTTGAAAGCCAACTGCCCTCTGCTGCTCTCCTCCTACCAGGAAACACTTCGTTATGTGGGGATGGGCACGCCAGTGAGGGAAGTAACGCAGGACACGTACCTGGACGGGTATCTGCTCAAGAAAGGCGCGCTCATCCAGATGCCCACTAGGGTAGTTCACTCTGACCCGAAGCTCTGGGGGGAGAACGTCAATGATTTTGTCCCGGAGAGGTTCCTGCCCGAAAACAAATCTTCTCGCCCGAAGGAGAGTTGTTTTAGGACctttggaggaggcaagACGCTTTGCCCCGGAAGGCACTTTGCTACGAATGAGATTTTGGCTGTGGTGGCGGTTTTTGTCgcgaggttggagatggagccgGTGGACAAGGAAAAAGGGTGGGAGGCGCCTACCAGTTGGAATACGGGGGCTGCGGGGCAGATTATGGCTCCTGATAgggatgttgaggttgatatcaagaggagggagggagtggaggagggatggaggtgggtggtgagggttgatAAGGGGGATAAGGTCTTTAGGATGGTTACAGAGGACTTTGGGGATGAATAG